In the Candidatus Thorarchaeota archaeon genome, one interval contains:
- a CDS encoding FAD-dependent oxidoreductase translates to MEYDVAIVGSGPAGIFCALELLKNRPDLRFVLIEKGRPIDKRQCPNSIASRGCSKCSPCRILAGWGGAGAFSDGKLTIATRVGGWLDELLGDQELMNMIEYVDGIYRSYGAPEKLYGADGDKIDLWSRRAARVGMELIPQRVRHMGREGCIEVMGRMYEEVAAHGTVLFETEARDIRVNGHAVQGVETSDGEFLKAKYVVAAPGRVGNEWLAVQGERLSLNRENNYVDIGVRVEVPAAVMEEIAEDLYEPKLVYYSKQFDDKVRLFCFNPGGVVTTEYYDEILTVNGQSFAHMKTPNSNFALLVSSRFTAPFQHPIFYGQHVARLANMLGEGVIVQRLVDLKRGKRSTADRISRCPIRPTLPSASPGDLSFALPHRHLSSILEMLDALDRLMPGVADVGTLLYGIEVKFYSSRLKLNKNLETEIHNLYAAGDGAGITRGLMQASVSGVIVARDILKRENPDAE, encoded by the coding sequence TTGGAGTACGACGTTGCAATCGTTGGCAGTGGCCCGGCTGGTATCTTCTGTGCTCTTGAACTGCTGAAGAACAGGCCGGACCTGCGTTTCGTACTCATTGAGAAGGGAAGGCCCATTGACAAGCGCCAATGCCCCAACTCCATCGCATCGAGGGGGTGTAGCAAATGCAGCCCGTGTCGCATACTCGCCGGCTGGGGCGGTGCAGGAGCGTTCTCAGACGGGAAGCTCACCATAGCAACGAGAGTGGGTGGATGGCTCGATGAGTTACTTGGCGACCAAGAGCTCATGAACATGATCGAGTATGTCGACGGGATATACAGGTCCTACGGAGCTCCTGAGAAGCTGTATGGAGCTGATGGCGACAAGATAGACCTCTGGTCACGACGTGCGGCCCGGGTGGGAATGGAACTCATCCCACAACGTGTACGCCACATGGGTCGCGAGGGGTGCATTGAGGTCATGGGTCGAATGTATGAGGAGGTCGCAGCACACGGAACGGTCCTCTTCGAGACTGAGGCGAGGGACATCCGTGTCAACGGACACGCAGTCCAAGGAGTTGAGACCAGCGATGGCGAGTTCCTGAAGGCCAAGTATGTTGTCGCTGCACCAGGCAGGGTCGGCAATGAATGGCTCGCTGTACAGGGAGAACGGCTCTCGCTCAACAGGGAAAACAACTACGTTGACATCGGTGTTCGAGTCGAGGTCCCTGCCGCAGTCATGGAGGAGATAGCAGAGGACCTGTACGAACCGAAGCTCGTGTACTACTCCAAGCAGTTCGACGACAAGGTGCGACTCTTCTGCTTCAACCCCGGAGGAGTGGTCACAACCGAGTACTATGACGAGATACTCACGGTCAATGGACAGTCATTCGCTCACATGAAGACACCCAACTCGAACTTTGCTCTGCTCGTCTCATCCCGATTCACTGCTCCATTCCAACACCCCATCTTCTACGGTCAGCATGTCGCCCGCCTTGCGAACATGCTCGGCGAGGGCGTGATTGTGCAGAGACTCGTGGACTTGAAGAGAGGGAAACGGAGCACCGCAGATAGGATCAGTCGCTGCCCAATCAGACCCACACTTCCAAGTGCCAGTCCCGGAGACCTTAGCTTTGCCCTCCCGCACAGACATCTCAGCTCAATCCTCGAGATGCTTGATGCCCTCGACCGACTCATGCCGGGTGTGGCTGATGTCGGAACTCTCCTGTACGGCATAGAGGTCAAGTTCTACTCCTCAAGACTCAAACTGAACAAGAACCTTGAGACCGAAATCCACAACCTCTACGCAGCCGGCGACGGAGCTGGCATAACTCGCGGCCTGATGCAGGCCTCGGTCTCCGGAGTCATTGTCGCACGTGACATCCTCAAGAGAGAGAACCCCGACGCAGAGTGA
- a CDS encoding roadblock/LC7 domain-containing protein codes for MEELRAVDDVPYMMRELLRDLAKRSPILGATIVSMEGLPLFSYLNTGSDEAAIAVLVSSAYSAGLQTVKELKQGHLKSVIIEGDAGTTLILAISESHLLTVIAPENAKLGLVFNDAKQVGRRAARLLQDMEPI; via the coding sequence TTGGAAGAGCTGCGGGCCGTTGACGATGTGCCCTACATGATGAGGGAGCTCCTACGTGACCTTGCCAAGAGGTCGCCGATACTGGGGGCAACCATTGTCAGCATGGAGGGACTGCCACTCTTCAGTTACCTGAATACCGGCTCTGATGAGGCGGCCATTGCTGTGTTGGTTTCAAGTGCATACTCTGCGGGCCTTCAGACAGTCAAGGAACTCAAGCAGGGTCACCTGAAGTCTGTGATAATCGAAGGCGATGCCGGTACCACACTCATCCTCGCGATAAGCGAGAGTCATCTTCTGACTGTGATTGCCCCGGAGAATGCAAAGCTCGGTCTCGTATTCAATGATGCTAAGCAGGTTGGACGAAGAGCCGCCAGACTGCTTCAGGACATGGAGCCCATATGA
- a CDS encoding radical SAM protein, producing MKDPFSQHPCWRGPSPETVERIHLPVARSCNVKCSYCNGLGTRASHSRMPGYSAGTMSVDEAVRVFRDVRAARPKLRIAAVSGPGDPLASMDSLALFQQIRMLDPEIDLCLCTNGLGLGDSAAALYRLGVSTLSVSMSALSEETAARVYEWAVLGGLCMSGPEMGRRVIQMQLQGIEEAVRRGIHVKVNSIVLPGVNEHELPDLASVLKDHGVELHNIVPLVPGGTMSHCRPPTSEQVESVRRMASRYIRQFRQCAQCRSDVVGVPGCDTSLL from the coding sequence ATGAAAGACCCCTTCTCTCAACACCCATGCTGGCGAGGTCCAAGCCCAGAGACCGTGGAGAGAATTCATCTCCCTGTTGCACGGTCATGCAACGTGAAGTGCTCCTACTGCAATGGGCTCGGCACACGCGCTTCTCACTCGAGAATGCCCGGCTATTCCGCAGGCACGATGAGTGTGGACGAGGCTGTCCGTGTGTTCCGCGATGTGAGAGCAGCCCGTCCCAAGTTGCGGATCGCCGCGGTCTCCGGCCCGGGCGACCCCCTTGCAAGCATGGACTCCCTGGCTCTCTTTCAGCAGATTCGCATGCTCGACCCCGAAATTGACCTGTGCCTGTGCACCAATGGACTGGGTCTCGGAGACTCAGCTGCAGCTCTGTATCGACTCGGGGTTTCAACACTTTCCGTGTCAATGAGCGCATTGAGCGAGGAGACCGCTGCTAGAGTCTATGAGTGGGCAGTGCTTGGCGGCCTGTGCATGTCCGGACCAGAGATGGGTCGCAGAGTCATCCAGATGCAGTTGCAAGGGATTGAGGAGGCCGTAAGGCGGGGTATTCATGTCAAGGTCAACAGCATTGTCTTGCCAGGAGTGAACGAACACGAGCTCCCGGATTTGGCATCGGTTCTCAAAGATCATGGTGTCGAACTCCACAATATAGTCCCACTGGTACCTGGTGGGACCATGAGCCACTGCAGGCCTCCGACGAGTGAGCAGGTTGAGTCGGTTCGTAGGATGGCCTCTCGATATATCCGACAGTTCAGACAATGTGCACAGTGCAGAAGCGACGTTGTGGGAGTCCCCGGCTGTGATACCTCACTTCTCTGA
- a CDS encoding DUF2797 domain-containing protein: MTTQIIDVKWRETSQPHNYESGLTVWPDGSDTELFVPLDTGRQISWLIRGPRKCIGTRGLKGTMTRCPERSMVRPSFTQCGPCKALDEMNACIRCTGSVCQASEERALDCSKAAYVLYLTVFGEDLIKVGVSTYGRMMVRWLEQGADFGVKLAKIQGGRLARRIEDRISRSRDFAKAVRAERKTGVLDRTIDYTRAQQNVSRVLKPGFVETYLTADGVTVEEWPPPVTELSSFYRLQSLDSPAQLLKSKIPPEGLVLLGEVVGLKGPLLVVRQQTTFRVANLKSFVGYTLEERYNIEMNDQAALSEYL, encoded by the coding sequence ATCACCACGCAGATAATCGACGTCAAGTGGCGTGAGACCTCTCAGCCTCACAACTATGAGTCGGGTCTCACCGTCTGGCCTGACGGGAGCGACACAGAGCTGTTCGTACCGCTGGACACGGGAAGGCAGATATCGTGGCTCATCAGAGGGCCACGAAAGTGCATCGGGACGCGGGGACTCAAGGGCACAATGACACGATGCCCAGAGAGAAGCATGGTGCGCCCGTCGTTCACTCAGTGCGGACCGTGCAAGGCGCTGGACGAGATGAACGCCTGTATCCGATGCACGGGGAGTGTGTGCCAAGCCAGTGAAGAGAGAGCATTGGACTGCTCAAAGGCTGCTTATGTGCTCTATCTGACCGTGTTTGGAGAAGACCTCATCAAGGTCGGGGTGTCAACCTACGGAAGGATGATGGTCAGGTGGTTGGAGCAGGGAGCTGACTTCGGCGTGAAACTTGCCAAGATTCAAGGTGGAAGACTGGCACGACGCATCGAGGACAGGATTAGCAGGTCAAGAGACTTCGCAAAGGCAGTGAGAGCAGAGAGGAAGACCGGAGTCTTGGACAGGACCATCGACTACACCAGAGCGCAACAGAACGTCTCACGCGTCTTGAAACCTGGGTTCGTTGAGACGTACCTGACCGCCGACGGAGTGACAGTTGAGGAATGGCCCCCGCCCGTCACGGAACTATCATCGTTCTATCGTCTGCAGAGTCTGGACTCACCAGCACAACTCTTAAAGAGCAAGATTCCCCCTGAAGGACTCGTGCTCCTAGGCGAGGTGGTGGGGCTAAAAGGCCCACTCCTTGTAGTGAGGCAACAGACAACTTTCAGAGTTGCAAACCTCAAGAGCTTCGTCGGCTACACGCTTGAGGAGAGGTACAACATAGAGATGAATGACCAAGCTGCACTAAGCGAGTATCTGTGA
- a CDS encoding transglutaminase domain-containing protein: MPRREVPYVMRLRIEMQANVHNLGSAKIRDGRLTWHLYTDMDNQYVDAIDVFPPARVFEKAERNMVAVIKVPELSPGESFSPTVILRMDTTTRDWMIEPRRVPDQVKKRIRGTFSSMQKYWEIDNPAVQELSQRIAESSKSDDLYARIAAKAVRERVKLKTHLEERRGAARAAIEKEGDCDEHADLFIALTRAVGIPSRRVTGHIYRGGPEPEPHAWCEVFLDSVGWVPVDPALDRFGMLTEQYFSRIREGLVSERPSIQLKYTRVHSESVAIEEHVRMSVFSNG, encoded by the coding sequence ATGCCAAGACGCGAGGTGCCTTACGTCATGAGACTACGGATTGAGATGCAGGCCAACGTACACAACCTCGGTTCAGCCAAGATACGTGATGGTAGACTCACATGGCATCTCTACACTGACATGGACAACCAGTACGTCGATGCCATCGATGTGTTCCCTCCGGCCAGAGTGTTCGAGAAGGCAGAGCGAAACATGGTGGCAGTGATCAAGGTCCCCGAACTGAGTCCCGGTGAGAGTTTCTCGCCCACTGTGATACTGAGGATGGACACAACAACCCGCGACTGGATGATTGAGCCACGCAGGGTGCCTGACCAGGTCAAGAAGAGGATTCGTGGCACCTTCAGTTCGATGCAGAAGTACTGGGAGATTGACAATCCGGCTGTTCAGGAGCTCTCACAGCGAATAGCCGAGAGCAGCAAGAGTGACGACCTGTACGCACGAATCGCTGCCAAGGCAGTCAGAGAACGAGTGAAGCTGAAGACACACTTGGAGGAACGACGCGGAGCTGCGCGAGCCGCCATTGAGAAAGAGGGTGACTGTGACGAACACGCAGACCTCTTCATCGCACTAACCCGAGCTGTTGGCATACCCTCAAGACGTGTGACCGGTCACATCTACAGAGGCGGGCCTGAGCCGGAACCTCATGCGTGGTGCGAGGTGTTTCTGGACTCGGTCGGCTGGGTCCCCGTTGACCCTGCCCTCGACCGGTTCGGCATGCTCACGGAACAGTATTTCTCCAGGATACGTGAGGGGCTCGTGTCTGAACGGCCGTCAATACAGCTGAAGTACACGCGCGTTCACAGCGAGTCAGTAGCCATCGAGGAGCATGTCCGAATGTCCGTCTTTTCGAACGGCTAG
- a CDS encoding FAD-binding oxidoreductase, which translates to MATNSVHPLHADIASIVGEPNVSDNPVIISAYSRDACHLTAERPAIVVMPRSVEEVQAIVKLCAERGTPIVPAGGRNGICGACLPRTDNAVMLDLVKMDRIVKLDEDVMTVTVEAGLRWAELIHRLDERGYKLGFRGPYGGNVGTVGGSVSINSIGYAASKYGPSPENFVSLEVVLADGRVLRTGTGWNPDAQLFGRYSTYNDLTGLFLGDHGTLGVKTKVTLKVYPKATHITYGDFGFKTLENAVAAFHEVQKRGLTEELNLLADRQSTDTFFPGFLDSHPEIHSMFASIVQETDEVLAKRKMEIIREIAFAHGGKDLGNFASQMHWRELFNLVQPLYNNGFWLNTCHLRPIPTIPKLMKGVWAIFERHKLLKNGIKWIASCLGSERTYATGWVTIFVPTKDKMDLGLRAWNEMLDTVIATGGCPYWNGLLWEKRALAKTRSEFMDTYWAVKKALDPRGVFSPMVFTGGD; encoded by the coding sequence GTGGCAACCAACTCGGTTCACCCTCTGCATGCTGACATCGCTTCGATTGTCGGCGAGCCCAATGTGAGTGACAATCCCGTCATCATCTCTGCGTACAGCAGGGACGCGTGCCATTTGACAGCAGAACGACCAGCTATCGTCGTCATGCCACGGTCGGTGGAGGAAGTACAGGCAATAGTGAAGCTCTGTGCAGAGCGCGGCACGCCCATTGTGCCAGCGGGAGGACGGAATGGCATATGCGGCGCCTGCCTTCCGAGGACTGACAATGCGGTAATGCTAGATCTTGTCAAGATGGACCGGATTGTGAAGCTGGACGAGGATGTCATGACGGTCACTGTCGAGGCAGGTCTCCGATGGGCTGAGCTGATTCACAGACTTGACGAAAGGGGCTACAAGCTGGGCTTCAGGGGTCCCTACGGAGGGAATGTCGGCACAGTGGGAGGTTCGGTGAGCATAAACAGCATAGGCTATGCCGCATCCAAGTACGGACCGTCTCCGGAGAATTTCGTATCTCTTGAGGTTGTGCTTGCAGATGGACGAGTCCTTCGTACTGGAACGGGATGGAACCCTGACGCGCAGCTGTTCGGCAGGTATTCCACGTACAACGACCTCACAGGACTATTCCTCGGTGACCATGGAACGCTTGGAGTGAAGACAAAGGTCACGCTGAAGGTATATCCAAAGGCAACGCACATCACCTACGGGGACTTTGGTTTCAAGACATTGGAGAACGCAGTGGCCGCCTTCCATGAAGTGCAGAAGAGAGGTCTCACGGAGGAGTTGAACCTCCTCGCGGACCGACAGTCGACGGACACGTTCTTCCCGGGCTTCCTAGACAGCCACCCGGAGATACACTCGATGTTCGCCTCGATTGTGCAAGAGACCGATGAAGTGTTGGCCAAGAGGAAGATGGAGATCATACGAGAGATAGCGTTCGCGCATGGAGGCAAGGACCTGGGCAACTTCGCTTCACAGATGCACTGGCGCGAGCTGTTCAATCTCGTGCAGCCACTGTATAACAATGGCTTCTGGTTGAACACATGTCATCTCCGACCAATCCCCACAATTCCCAAGCTGATGAAGGGTGTCTGGGCCATCTTCGAGAGACACAAGCTCCTCAAGAATGGCATCAAGTGGATTGCCAGCTGCTTGGGCTCAGAGAGGACATATGCCACAGGATGGGTCACCATATTCGTGCCCACGAAAGACAAGATGGACCTGGGACTCAGGGCATGGAATGAGATGCTTGACACTGTGATTGCAACCGGCGGTTGTCCCTACTGGAATGGGCTCCTGTGGGAGAAACGCGCACTGGCCAAGACCCGGTCTGAGTTCATGGATACCTACTGGGCGGTCAAGAAGGCGCTGGACCCCAGGGGTGTGTTCAGTCCTATGGTCTTCACCGGAGGTGACTGA